In Pirellulales bacterium, the following are encoded in one genomic region:
- a CDS encoding penicillin acylase family protein: MHRTVIKHRHSAVGLPTLAILRRGAGLIVTVVVALAVVESIAAEEGPDDLAPDRLAAAVTIVRDEFGTPHVHGKTDEATLLGFGYAQAEDYFWQVEDSYILALGRYAEAHGPQGLNSDVLNHAFEIAARSERDFATLDRTSRRLCTAFIAGVNRYLDKHPRVRPRLIARFEPWHVLALHRHAALELAFRLTGLSEERLPRRNPQIWPATGSNGWLLAGSRTSSGAPMLLAAPHMPWFGFGQLAEAHLTSDGGAGRPAWNFTGAHFYGSPALALGRNARLGWTLVTNEPDIADVWRERFTHPDDPLAYEYDGSWRVAREWADVVRVRKTQGFEERRMTFRATHHGPIVAREDDGVLLAANIAGLFETVPLRQSLQMARARNLAEFRVALAGMQTLFMNTLYADADGNILFLYTCRAPRRNPQFDWSKPVEGRDPATEWLGVHELDELPQVLNPAAGFLQNCNSSPYAVTDGDNPTAGDFPPYLVRDADVQTRRAKRSLEVLRGMHNVSFEDWQAAAFDARLYWATTELPRYAAALEELAGRRPKLAERVRPYLVHLLAWNGVIEADSTAATLCTAWFEQLYGPGYPGEELRPQYRDDPAAQLEALVVAAERLEAIHGKWQIAYGDLFRIQRRTNVVDLIDLRFDDAAESFPSLGGHGPLGIAFTQYYTPSVEIPLVISQKRRYAIVGTSYLAAWEFAPGGARGASLVPFGASADPKSPHYLDQAKLLGERRMKTERFTPQQVSRHALRTYHP, encoded by the coding sequence GTTCGCGACGAGTTCGGAACGCCCCATGTTCACGGCAAGACAGACGAGGCGACGCTGCTGGGGTTCGGTTACGCGCAGGCCGAGGATTACTTCTGGCAGGTCGAGGATTCTTACATCCTCGCCCTGGGTCGTTATGCCGAGGCCCACGGCCCGCAGGGACTCAACTCGGACGTGCTCAATCATGCGTTCGAGATTGCGGCCCGCAGCGAGCGCGACTTTGCCACGCTCGACCGTACCTCGCGCCGATTGTGCACCGCGTTCATCGCGGGGGTGAATCGGTATCTTGACAAACATCCACGGGTGAGGCCGCGGCTGATTGCGCGGTTCGAGCCGTGGCACGTGCTTGCGCTCCACCGGCATGCGGCGCTCGAGTTGGCGTTTCGGCTCACCGGGCTCTCGGAGGAGCGGCTCCCGCGGCGCAATCCGCAGATCTGGCCGGCCACGGGCTCGAACGGCTGGCTGCTGGCCGGCAGTCGCACGTCCTCGGGGGCGCCGATGCTGTTGGCCGCGCCCCACATGCCGTGGTTCGGCTTCGGGCAGCTCGCCGAAGCCCACCTGACGAGCGACGGGGGCGCCGGCCGACCGGCGTGGAACTTCACGGGAGCCCACTTCTATGGCAGCCCCGCGCTGGCCTTGGGACGCAACGCCCGGCTGGGATGGACGCTGGTGACGAACGAGCCGGATATCGCCGACGTGTGGCGCGAGCGGTTCACGCACCCCGACGATCCGCTGGCCTACGAGTACGACGGCTCCTGGCGCGTCGCTCGCGAGTGGGCCGACGTGGTGCGGGTCCGCAAGACCCAGGGCTTCGAGGAGCGGCGAATGACGTTTCGCGCCACGCACCACGGTCCGATCGTCGCCCGCGAGGACGACGGCGTGCTGTTGGCGGCGAACATCGCCGGGCTGTTTGAGACCGTGCCGCTGCGGCAATCGTTGCAGATGGCTCGGGCACGGAACCTTGCCGAATTCCGCGTCGCTCTCGCGGGGATGCAGACGTTGTTCATGAACACGTTGTACGCCGACGCGGACGGCAACATCCTGTTTCTGTACACGTGCCGCGCACCTCGCCGCAATCCGCAGTTCGATTGGTCGAAGCCGGTCGAAGGACGCGACCCCGCGACCGAGTGGCTCGGGGTGCATGAACTGGACGAACTGCCGCAGGTGCTCAACCCCGCGGCGGGATTCCTGCAAAACTGCAACTCGTCTCCGTACGCCGTGACTGACGGCGACAACCCGACCGCTGGCGACTTCCCGCCCTACCTGGTCCGCGACGCCGACGTACAGACCCGCCGGGCGAAGCGTTCGCTGGAGGTGCTGCGCGGAATGCACAATGTATCGTTTGAAGATTGGCAAGCCGCTGCGTTCGACGCCCGCCTCTACTGGGCGACGACCGAACTCCCGCGTTACGCCGCCGCGCTCGAGGAGTTGGCCGGCCGGCGGCCGAAGCTCGCCGAGCGCGTGCGGCCGTACCTCGTGCATCTGCTGGCGTGGAACGGCGTCATCGAGGCCGACTCAACCGCCGCGACGCTGTGCACGGCATGGTTCGAGCAGCTTTACGGCCCCGGCTACCCGGGCGAGGAGTTGCGTCCGCAGTACCGCGACGACCCGGCCGCTCAGCTCGAAGCCCTTGTTGTCGCCGCCGAGCGGCTCGAAGCGATCCACGGCAAATGGCAGATTGCTTACGGGGACTTGTTTCGCATCCAGCGGCGCACGAACGTCGTCGATCTGATCGACCTGAGATTCGACGACGCCGCGGAAAGCTTCCCCAGCTTGGGGGGGCACGGCCCCTTGGGGATCGCGTTCACCCAGTACTACACCCCCAGCGTCGAGATCCCGCTGGTGATCTCCCAGAAGCGACGCTACGCAATCGTCGGCACATCTTACCTGGCTGCGTGGGAATTCGCCCCGGGGGGCGCCCGCGGGGCGAGCCTCGTCCCCTTCGGCGCCAGCGCCGACCCCAAGTCGCCTCACTACCTGGATCAGGCGAAGCTGCTGGGCGAAAGGCGAATGAAAACCGAGCGATTCACCCCGCAACAAGTGTCGCGCCACGCATTGCGAACGTATCATCCGTAA
- a CDS encoding signal peptidase: protein MRILGVFGVKGSDTFVRGNQVICRTHRGTETGEVLCEATDAALAGLQDPKNGQILRQQSDDDVRELRRLFEQQQHEFETCRQRIGELKLDMKLIDVERLYGGERVVVYYLSEDRVDFRELVKHLAQDFQTRVEMRQIGVRDEAKLLADYGDCGKPVCCNTHLSEMPPVSMRMAKLQKATLDPSKISGRCGRLKCCLRYEYDTYQTLQKDLPPVGSEIITNNGRARVLAQEILAGQVLVQTEDMRRIVIDADEVLTVLKRGSGRNKPPRREGQEGVTRPGRETPSYDRPPEQTGTAVEDVAADPLNATDSDASDDKAPDDNAT, encoded by the coding sequence ATGCGCATCCTCGGCGTCTTTGGCGTCAAGGGGAGCGATACGTTCGTGCGCGGCAACCAAGTCATTTGCCGCACCCATCGCGGCACCGAGACGGGCGAGGTGCTGTGCGAAGCGACTGACGCGGCGCTTGCCGGCTTGCAGGACCCGAAGAACGGACAGATTCTCCGCCAGCAGTCGGACGACGACGTGCGGGAGCTGCGCCGGTTGTTCGAGCAACAACAGCACGAGTTCGAGACCTGCCGCCAACGGATCGGCGAGTTGAAACTCGACATGAAGCTGATCGACGTCGAGCGGCTCTATGGCGGCGAGCGGGTGGTCGTCTACTACCTGTCGGAGGATCGCGTCGACTTCCGCGAATTGGTCAAGCATCTGGCGCAGGATTTTCAGACGCGCGTCGAGATGCGCCAAATCGGCGTTCGCGACGAGGCCAAACTGCTGGCCGACTATGGCGATTGCGGCAAACCGGTCTGCTGCAACACGCACCTGTCGGAAATGCCTCCCGTTTCGATGCGGATGGCCAAATTGCAGAAAGCGACGCTCGATCCCAGCAAGATTTCCGGCCGCTGCGGCCGGCTGAAGTGCTGTCTGCGGTATGAGTACGACACGTACCAGACCCTGCAAAAAGACTTGCCCCCCGTGGGATCGGAGATTATCACCAACAATGGACGAGCGCGGGTTCTGGCCCAGGAGATCCTCGCGGGTCAGGTCCTCGTGCAAACCGAAGACATGCGGCGGATCGTGATCGACGCCGACGAGGTGCTCACGGTGCTCAAACGCGGCAGCGGCCGGAACAAGCCGCCGCGGCGCGAGGGGCAGGAAGGCGTCACGCGTCCGGGGCGCGAGACGCCCTCGTACGATCGCCCCCCCGAGCAGACTGGAACCGCCGTCGAGGATGTCGCGGCCGATCCGCTGAATGCAACCGACTCCGACGCCTCTGACGACAAAGCCCCGGACGACAACGCTACTTAG
- a CDS encoding co-chaperone GroES translates to MKIVPLGDKLVIRRLNAAEKTSGGIVLPDAARDKPREGRVLSVGDGRLLPDGKRSPHEIHEGDRIVFSRYSGTEVTIDDEKLLILAADDVLAVVR, encoded by the coding sequence ATGAAGATCGTCCCGCTGGGCGACAAGCTCGTCATCCGACGCTTGAACGCCGCCGAGAAGACCTCCGGAGGGATCGTGCTGCCCGACGCCGCTCGCGACAAACCGCGTGAAGGTCGCGTGCTGAGCGTCGGCGACGGGCGGCTGCTGCCCGACGGCAAACGATCGCCCCACGAGATTCACGAGGGGGACCGCATCGTGTTCAGCCGCTATTCAGGGACCGAGGTGACAATCGACGACGAGAAGCTGCTCATCCTGGCCGCCGACGACGTCCTGGCCGTCGTGCGATGA
- a CDS encoding class I SAM-dependent methyltransferase, whose amino-acid sequence MSTSESAWPDYELVDFGAGRRLERFGEWLLDRPCPAAAAIAQFNPAAWSEATARFDGQRAAAGAWRPPAAKWGRQELPFAAPLVEGVELRFALEPLPSGQIGVFPEQFVNWQWIARQTRTAIAADRPSVRVLNLFAYTGGSTLAAAAMGAEVVHVDAARSVVARARDNAAASGLADAPIRWIVEDALKFCQREVKRGNRYDAVVLDPPSYGHGPQGQQWRVDRDLLPLLELCGELVERRPRYLLVTCHTPGVGQAELSAMLADGVFGHCGQPPHTGELTLRTPAGRSLPSGVFARWPR is encoded by the coding sequence ATGTCCACCTCTGAATCCGCGTGGCCCGATTATGAACTGGTCGATTTCGGCGCAGGACGGCGCTTGGAGCGGTTCGGCGAATGGTTGCTCGATCGTCCGTGTCCTGCAGCCGCAGCGATTGCTCAGTTCAACCCCGCCGCGTGGAGCGAAGCGACGGCCCGATTCGACGGCCAGCGAGCGGCAGCCGGCGCCTGGCGCCCCCCCGCGGCGAAATGGGGCCGGCAGGAACTCCCGTTTGCTGCGCCGCTGGTCGAAGGGGTCGAATTGCGGTTCGCGCTGGAGCCGCTTCCGTCGGGGCAGATTGGCGTCTTCCCCGAGCAGTTCGTCAATTGGCAGTGGATTGCGCGGCAAACGCGAACTGCGATCGCCGCCGACCGCCCGAGCGTACGGGTCTTGAATCTGTTCGCTTACACCGGCGGCAGCACGTTGGCCGCCGCGGCCATGGGGGCCGAAGTCGTGCACGTCGATGCGGCCCGCAGCGTCGTCGCCCGGGCTCGCGACAATGCTGCGGCGTCCGGGCTGGCCGACGCGCCGATCCGTTGGATCGTCGAAGATGCACTCAAATTCTGCCAGCGCGAGGTCAAACGGGGCAATCGGTACGACGCCGTCGTCCTCGATCCCCCCAGCTACGGCCACGGCCCCCAAGGGCAACAGTGGCGAGTGGACCGCGATCTGCTGCCGCTGCTCGAGTTGTGCGGGGAGTTGGTCGAACGCCGGCCGCGATATCTGCTCGTCACGTGCCACACCCCCGGCGTGGGGCAGGCCGAGTTGTCGGCCATGCTCGCCGACGGCGTCTTCGGTCACTGCGGTCAGCCGCCGCATACGGGTGAACTGACTCTGCGAACCCCTGCGGGGCGCTCCCTCCCCAGCGGCGTCTTCGCCCGCTGGCCGCGCTGA
- a CDS encoding protein kinase produces the protein MIDADQRDLRLAEILQQVADAPAGERPSLESLVLAHPDLAAELRELWGAVMVVDAVAGRPHDLEETPFLYDSRRAGADARPPRQLGDYELLEELGRGGMGIVYRARQTSLSREVAVKVLLRGADANAGDQARFQQEIEAVARLDHPNIVPIYETGSVDGWRYFGMKLVEGRTLAQVLAEGPMDQIDAARLVMRIAGAVDYAHVQGVVHRDLKPANILLDDAGRPFVSDFGLAKRTAADLTLTTTGAILGTPAYMAPEQASGERGDVGPAADVFSLGAILYALVTGRPPFQGSTPVNTVLMLLEQDPVPPRLLDRSLDRDLEMIALRCLQKPPELRYASAGALSKDLNAYLTGGDVAARSGKLSHVVARVFRETHHATVLENWGALWMWHAAVLLILCLVTNWLDVHRGDWPATNLHWPYVALWGGGLAVWAPIFWALRRRAGPVTAVERQIAHAWGGSIVAVVLLFVVEALLKLPVLTLSPVLGLIAGLVFTVKGGILAGAFYVSAFALFACGLTMAAMQRMGCPYGVSLFGLIAAGAFFIPGLKYHRQGKRRHAP, from the coding sequence ATGATCGACGCCGACCAACGCGATCTTCGCCTCGCTGAAATTCTGCAGCAGGTCGCCGATGCGCCAGCAGGCGAGCGCCCCTCGCTGGAGTCGCTCGTCCTTGCACATCCTGATCTGGCTGCGGAGCTGCGCGAACTCTGGGGGGCGGTGATGGTCGTCGACGCTGTCGCCGGCCGGCCGCACGATCTGGAGGAAACTCCCTTCCTGTACGACAGCCGGCGCGCCGGGGCCGACGCGCGGCCGCCGCGGCAGCTGGGCGACTATGAGTTGCTGGAGGAACTCGGCCGCGGCGGGATGGGCATTGTCTACCGCGCTCGCCAGACGAGCCTCAGTCGCGAAGTGGCCGTCAAAGTGCTCCTCCGGGGCGCTGACGCGAACGCCGGCGATCAGGCGCGCTTTCAGCAGGAAATCGAAGCTGTCGCCCGTCTCGACCACCCGAACATCGTCCCGATCTACGAAACCGGTTCGGTCGACGGCTGGCGATACTTCGGCATGAAGCTGGTCGAAGGGCGGACTCTGGCCCAAGTCTTGGCCGAAGGACCGATGGATCAGATTGACGCCGCGCGGCTCGTCATGCGCATCGCGGGTGCGGTCGACTACGCCCACGTGCAAGGGGTCGTCCACCGCGACCTTAAGCCGGCGAACATCTTGCTCGACGACGCGGGCAGGCCGTTCGTCAGCGACTTCGGCTTGGCGAAGCGAACCGCGGCCGATTTGACGCTGACCACAACGGGGGCGATCCTTGGTACGCCCGCTTACATGGCGCCTGAGCAAGCCTCGGGCGAACGGGGCGACGTGGGGCCAGCCGCTGATGTGTTCAGTTTGGGGGCCATCCTGTATGCCCTGGTCACAGGTCGTCCTCCGTTTCAGGGCTCCACGCCGGTGAACACGGTGCTGATGCTGCTCGAACAAGACCCGGTCCCCCCGCGGCTGCTCGATCGCAGTCTCGATCGGGATCTTGAGATGATCGCGCTGCGTTGCCTGCAGAAGCCGCCGGAACTGCGTTACGCCTCGGCAGGGGCCCTGTCGAAAGACCTGAACGCGTATCTCACCGGCGGCGACGTTGCGGCCCGAAGCGGCAAGTTATCGCACGTCGTGGCCCGGGTGTTTCGAGAAACCCACCATGCGACGGTGCTCGAGAACTGGGGCGCCCTCTGGATGTGGCACGCCGCGGTCCTGTTGATCCTGTGTCTGGTGACCAACTGGCTCGACGTTCATCGAGGCGACTGGCCGGCGACGAATCTCCACTGGCCCTATGTGGCGCTCTGGGGAGGAGGGCTGGCCGTATGGGCCCCGATCTTTTGGGCCTTGCGCCGCCGCGCCGGACCGGTCACCGCCGTCGAACGCCAAATTGCTCACGCCTGGGGAGGCAGCATCGTCGCGGTCGTGCTGCTGTTCGTCGTCGAGGCCCTGCTGAAGCTCCCCGTGCTGACGTTGTCGCCCGTGCTGGGACTGATCGCGGGGCTGGTCTTCACCGTCAAAGGGGGCATTTTGGCCGGGGCGTTCTACGTCAGCGCCTTCGCCTTGTTCGCCTGCGGACTGACGATGGCCGCGATGCAGCGGATGGGCTGCCCCTACGGCGTCTCGCTGTTCGGACTCATAGCGGCCGGGGCGTTTTTCATCCCGGGGCTCAAGTACCACCGCCAGGGGAAGCGGCGACACGCTCCTTAG
- the rfbB gene encoding dTDP-glucose 4,6-dehydratase, translating to MGRTRSTVLVTGGAGFIGSNFVRQWLAEEADDVVNLDALTYAGLRESLGEALNDPRHELVVGDVGDADLVRRLLQERRPRAIVHLAAESHVDRSIVEPAGFVQANVLGTAVLLEETTRWLRSRPNDEQEGFRFLHVSTDEVFGSAAPSERFTSASPLQPSSPYSASKAGGELLARAFGQTYDLPVVIVNPCNHYGPQQLPEKLVPKMILCADRGEPLPLYGDGLHERDWLHVDDGCRALRLALARGVVGERVLVGGNACWSNRRIVEHICDEVDRYRNDGRHRRELIAATTDRPGHDRRYALDATATQQRLGWAPRTPLEAGLAATVTWYLENPKWVAAAEKSLARQTAEHNGSSCRGAERGPLLTQG from the coding sequence ATGGGCAGAACGCGATCGACAGTGCTGGTCACGGGCGGGGCCGGGTTCATCGGCAGCAACTTCGTGCGCCAATGGTTGGCCGAGGAGGCCGACGATGTGGTCAACCTCGACGCGTTGACCTACGCCGGCCTGCGAGAGTCGCTCGGCGAAGCGCTGAACGATCCGCGACACGAGCTCGTCGTCGGCGACGTAGGGGACGCGGACTTAGTCCGCCGCTTGCTGCAGGAGCGCCGCCCCCGGGCGATCGTACATCTGGCGGCCGAGTCGCACGTCGACCGTTCGATCGTCGAGCCCGCCGGGTTCGTGCAGGCCAATGTACTGGGAACCGCCGTTCTGCTCGAGGAAACGACCCGCTGGCTCCGCTCACGACCGAATGACGAGCAGGAGGGGTTCCGGTTTTTGCACGTCTCGACCGACGAGGTCTTCGGCTCGGCCGCGCCGAGCGAACGGTTTACGTCCGCTAGTCCGCTGCAACCCAGTTCGCCGTACTCGGCTTCAAAGGCGGGAGGCGAGCTACTGGCCCGCGCATTCGGGCAAACGTACGACCTGCCCGTAGTGATCGTCAACCCGTGCAACCACTACGGCCCGCAACAGCTTCCTGAGAAACTCGTCCCCAAGATGATCCTGTGCGCCGATCGCGGGGAGCCGCTGCCGTTGTACGGCGACGGGCTTCACGAGCGCGATTGGTTGCACGTCGACGACGGCTGCCGGGCGTTGCGCTTGGCGCTGGCTCGCGGAGTCGTCGGCGAGCGGGTTCTCGTGGGCGGCAATGCGTGTTGGTCGAATCGACGGATCGTCGAACATATCTGCGACGAGGTCGATCGATATCGCAACGACGGCCGCCATCGTCGCGAACTGATCGCCGCGACGACGGATCGACCGGGACACGATCGGCGGTATGCGCTCGACGCGACGGCGACGCAACAGCGGCTCGGCTGGGCCCCGCGGACGCCGCTCGAGGCGGGACTGGCGGCGACCGTAACTTGGTATCTGGAGAATCCCAAGTGGGTCGCGGCGGCCGAGAAGTCGCTCGCGCGGCAGACGGCGGAGCATAATGGAAGTAGTTGCCGTGGGGCTGAACGAGGCCCCCTATTGACGCAAGGGTAA
- a CDS encoding DUF2270 domain-containing protein, translated as MDPTPPPQPFNASLAGESPEFSSSEDVTAIVHFYRAEMHRSTLWRMRLDTTTNWAILATTAVVTYSFSQAEHSHASLLVGMLMVLTFLSIEARRFRILAVWRERTRTLEQNFFAPIFMSDPVAAEPGWARKLASELKKPEFTMTRMQAIRVRLASNYMPLFGLLLLCWLVKVHSAAEDQTLTLARWIDGMGVGLIPGEIVGSVVAAVYVALIAIRATSREITSEEDLFHDACSPEC; from the coding sequence ATGGATCCAACCCCGCCTCCGCAACCGTTCAACGCCTCGCTCGCGGGGGAGTCCCCCGAGTTCTCCAGCAGCGAGGACGTGACGGCGATCGTCCATTTCTATCGGGCTGAAATGCACCGCTCGACTTTGTGGCGGATGCGGCTTGACACGACGACCAATTGGGCGATTCTAGCGACGACCGCCGTGGTGACGTACAGCTTCAGTCAGGCCGAGCACTCGCATGCGTCGCTGCTGGTGGGGATGCTCATGGTGCTCACGTTTCTGAGCATTGAGGCGCGGCGTTTTCGGATCCTTGCCGTGTGGCGCGAGCGGACTCGGACGCTTGAGCAAAACTTCTTCGCGCCGATCTTCATGAGCGACCCCGTCGCGGCCGAACCGGGGTGGGCTCGCAAGCTGGCTTCCGAACTCAAGAAGCCCGAATTCACGATGACGCGAATGCAAGCGATTCGCGTACGGCTGGCAAGCAACTACATGCCGCTGTTCGGGCTGCTGTTGCTATGCTGGCTGGTGAAGGTCCACTCTGCAGCCGAAGACCAGACGCTGACTCTGGCCCGGTGGATCGACGGCATGGGCGTAGGGTTGATCCCCGGAGAGATCGTTGGCTCCGTCGTCGCTGCCGTCTATGTTGCGCTGATCGCGATCCGTGCGACTAGTCGCGAGATCACCAGCGAGGAGGATCTGTTCCATGATGCCTGCTCACCCGAGTGCTGA
- a CDS encoding DUF1559 domain-containing protein, whose protein sequence is MSSVSSRSSVRRVAGFTLVELLVVIAIIGILLALLLPAIQSAREAARRTQCQNHLRQLGLAVQTFHDARGHFPSARAGTPRYPSGNDQYAVSWAFLILPYLEQQAMHDAFVRDQRVDADVNALAMRSPLNVMFCPSRRSPAADRDFDDDDAPSKVRGVAAGGDYAANSGTSTRHGMEGQDQFDETQFGPMYTRSRISARQVTDGLSMTYALGEKHLPPPPTTGDEGLYHLRQGDTAIFAGDARHTVVRRSSAGFPNGNDDDYPGKFGSDHPGVSHFAFLDGSVHGVSHDTAIETLTMLAAIGDGGRVPDDVFTD, encoded by the coding sequence ATGTCTTCTGTTTCTAGTCGCTCGTCGGTTCGACGTGTTGCGGGGTTTACGCTCGTGGAGCTGTTGGTGGTGATTGCGATCATCGGCATCCTACTCGCGTTGCTCTTGCCGGCAATTCAGTCGGCGCGTGAGGCGGCCCGGCGGACCCAATGCCAGAATCACCTGCGGCAATTGGGACTCGCGGTACAGACGTTTCACGACGCCCGGGGGCACTTCCCCTCGGCCCGAGCGGGGACGCCCCGCTACCCAAGCGGCAACGACCAGTACGCCGTATCCTGGGCGTTTCTGATTCTTCCGTACCTGGAACAGCAGGCAATGCACGACGCATTTGTTCGCGACCAGCGGGTCGACGCCGACGTGAACGCGTTGGCGATGCGCAGCCCGCTGAACGTGATGTTCTGCCCGTCGCGTCGCAGCCCGGCGGCTGATCGCGACTTTGACGACGACGATGCTCCCTCGAAGGTGCGCGGCGTCGCCGCGGGCGGAGATTACGCGGCCAACTCAGGCACGAGCACGCGGCACGGGATGGAAGGCCAGGATCAATTCGACGAGACGCAGTTCGGCCCGATGTACACCCGGTCGCGGATTAGCGCTCGTCAGGTGACCGACGGGTTGTCGATGACCTACGCCCTAGGCGAGAAGCACCTTCCCCCGCCGCCGACGACGGGCGACGAAGGGCTCTACCACCTTCGGCAGGGCGACACGGCCATATTCGCCGGCGACGCTCGCCACACCGTCGTGCGACGCAGCTCGGCCGGCTTCCCGAACGGCAACGACGACGACTACCCCGGCAAATTCGGGAGCGACCATCCGGGGGTCAGCCATTTTGCGTTCCTCGACGGCAGCGTGCACGGAGTGTCGCACGACACGGCGATCGAGACATTGACCATGCTGGCTGCAATCGGCGACGGCGGGCGGGTTCCGGACGACGTGTTTACCGACTGA
- the tadA gene encoding tRNA adenosine(34) deaminase TadA, translated as MSTDELYMQLALAEAQAAAYEDETPVGAVVVHEGRVIAAAHNQREQLHDPTAHAEMIAITQAAESLASWRLSGCTLFVTLEPCPMCAGAIVQARVPRVVYGADDPKAGAARSLFQILEDPRLNHRCEVVPGVLAEPCGEILREFFRRKRQERG; from the coding sequence ATGTCAACTGACGAGCTCTATATGCAGTTGGCGTTGGCCGAGGCCCAGGCCGCGGCATACGAGGACGAGACGCCGGTGGGGGCGGTCGTGGTTCATGAAGGGCGGGTGATCGCCGCGGCCCACAACCAGCGCGAACAGTTGCACGACCCGACAGCTCACGCTGAGATGATCGCAATTACGCAGGCGGCTGAATCGTTGGCGAGTTGGCGGCTGTCGGGCTGCACGTTGTTCGTGACGCTGGAACCATGCCCGATGTGCGCGGGGGCGATCGTCCAGGCCCGCGTGCCGCGGGTCGTGTACGGGGCCGACGACCCCAAGGCGGGGGCGGCCCGAAGTTTGTTCCAAATCCTGGAAGACCCCCGGCTCAATCACCGCTGCGAGGTCGTCCCCGGGGTGCTCGCCGAGCCTTGCGGCGAGATCTTGCGGGAGTTCTTCCGCCGGAAGCGGCAAGAGCGGGGATAG
- a CDS encoding SDR family oxidoreductase, which yields MHWLMSAIKRILVTGGAGFLGSHLCERLVGEGHDVICVDNFFTSQKSNVAHLLGQPNFELVRHDITHPIFLEVDEIYNMACPAAPGHYQYNPIKTMKTSVLGAIHMLGLAKRCRAKVLQASTSEVYGDPEVHPQHESYRGSVNPIGPRACYDEGKRAAETLFVDYHRMNRVNVRIVRIFNTYGPRMHPYDGRVVSNFIRQALAGEDITVFGDGSQTRSFCYRDDLAEGIVRMMNGPDDFIGPVNIGNQGEFTIRELAELVIELTESKSKLVERPLPADDPTRRRPDISLARKHLGGWEPKTPLREGLTKTIAWFKTINMADYRAPTPNY from the coding sequence ATGCACTGGCTTATGTCCGCGATCAAACGCATTCTCGTTACCGGCGGCGCCGGGTTCTTGGGGTCGCATCTGTGCGAGCGGCTCGTCGGCGAAGGGCACGACGTGATCTGCGTCGACAATTTCTTCACGAGTCAGAAGTCAAACGTCGCTCATCTGCTGGGGCAGCCGAATTTTGAGTTGGTGCGGCACGATATTACGCACCCGATTTTTTTGGAGGTCGACGAGATCTACAACATGGCTTGTCCCGCAGCGCCGGGCCACTACCAGTACAACCCGATCAAGACGATGAAGACCTCCGTGCTGGGCGCAATCCATATGCTTGGGCTCGCCAAACGATGCCGGGCCAAGGTGTTGCAAGCGTCGACAAGCGAAGTATACGGCGACCCCGAGGTCCATCCGCAGCACGAGAGCTACCGCGGCTCGGTGAACCCGATCGGCCCGCGGGCGTGCTACGACGAAGGCAAGCGGGCGGCCGAGACGCTGTTCGTCGATTACCACCGCATGAACAGGGTCAACGTCCGGATCGTACGAATCTTCAACACCTATGGGCCGCGGATGCACCCGTACGACGGGCGAGTCGTGTCGAACTTTATCCGGCAGGCGCTCGCCGGGGAGGACATTACCGTGTTCGGCGACGGTTCGCAGACCCGCAGCTTCTGTTACCGCGACGATCTGGCGGAAGGGATCGTGCGGATGATGAACGGGCCTGACGATTTCATTGGCCCGGTGAACATCGGCAATCAGGGCGAGTTTACGATCCGCGAGCTGGCCGAGCTGGTGATCGAATTGACCGAGTCGAAGTCGAAGCTCGTCGAGCGCCCGTTGCCGGCCGACGATCCGACGCGGCGGCGGCCCGACATCTCGCTCGCCAGAAAGCATCTGGGAGGCTGGGAGCCCAAGACCCCGCTCCGCGAAGGGTTGACCAAGACGATTGCGTGGTTCAAGACGATCAACATGGCGGACTACCGGGCGCCGACGCCGAATTACTGA